TGGCTGAGGACGTTTGGATTGACGTATTTGTGCTGACCGGGGCAACCAGTTCCAGGCCTCTGCGCTGCACCGTGCGAATGACCGCCTGCGTCTTGCCATTGTCTCCGACGGCGGTTCTCGCCGCGTTGATCCGGGCGCTGATCGTTGCCTCCGAAACGATCCTGCCGTTCCACACGCGCTCAATGAGCGCGTCTTTCGAAACAAGCTTTCCGGCGTTTTCGGCAAGCAGACACAAGAGCTCGAACACCTGCGGCTCGACCGGAACTTCCGTTCCAAGTCTCTGGAGCTGATAGCTTTCCGTATCCAGGACGCAATCTGCAAATTCGTAGCGCACGCAGTCCCCCAGCGGCGATGTTCATGCCATGGAACAGTACTGGAAGTGCATATCCGGTGCAATTTGCCGGTTCGAAAATCAAGGAAAACACAAGGTGTTCTAAAGGTTCTCTTCAAGCAGCCACCGTCCTGCTCGCGCATGCTCCCTTCATCTGATCAAGGAGCAAGACGATGACGGAACAGAAAACCCGGTACCGGACATTGGAAAACGGATCGATTGACCTTCGCTACTACGACAAGCGCGCCAGACAGATCCGCAGCGAGGATGCGTTCAAGGCCGGCCGGCTGTGCATGGTTGCCTTGCGGACCGCAACCGACCACCTGATATCGGCTTTCGTGACAGCTTTCAGAGTGCCTGCCAAGGTCACGAAGCACACGGGTGGGCCCGCCGCCCTTCACGCCTTGGCGTATGTCGCCTCGTCCACCGGCTCTAGCCAGTCCGCAACCGAGCCATCAAGGCCTTCCTGAATGGCCAGATGGACCAACGCGGTCTGCGGGCCCGCGCCGTGCCAGTGCTTGACCTCCGGCGGAATCCAGACAACGTCGCCCGGAAGGATCGGCAGCTTGTCCTGGCCCCAGAGCTGAACGAAGCCGGCCCCGTCCAGAACCTGAAGCGTCTGCCCGAGCGGGTGCGTGTGCCAGTTGGTGCGTGCGCCCGGCTCGAAGGTGACCTTCAGCGCCCTCACCCGCGCCGGAGCAGGCGCTTCGATGATCGGCTCCTGCCAGACCGTGCCGGTGAAATAATCGGAACTCGCGCGCTTGCTCGGCCGGGAACCGGCCTTGTAGACGGTCAGAAAACTCATCAATCCACCTCACCCGTTAAGTCGTCTTCTTCAGGGTTTTTGAAGCCCGCCCGCTTCCGGGCCAGTTGATCAGAACAACACCTGAGATGGCAAGGCATATCCCGGCCAGCGTTTCCCCATCCAGTCTTTCCGACAGGAACACCACGCC
This region of uncultured Roseibium sp. genomic DNA includes:
- a CDS encoding cupin domain-containing protein — encoded protein: MSFLTVYKAGSRPSKRASSDYFTGTVWQEPIIEAPAPARVRALKVTFEPGARTNWHTHPLGQTLQVLDGAGFVQLWGQDKLPILPGDVVWIPPEVKHWHGAGPQTALVHLAIQEGLDGSVADWLEPVDEATYAKA